In a single window of the Thermotoga sp. KOL6 genome:
- a CDS encoding metal-dependent transcriptional regulator → MPRGRKKTLTPALEDYLAVIQEILQKQPAARVSVIARKMGVSLPSVTNAMKRLSELGYVEYEKYGYITLTEKGKRKARSLRGSQNRLRNFFFYVMGIPSPTAEKLARHFSHFLDTKTRSRFKKFYDIMVNFDESKVQELKEFLEESKRIVNVQEIPEEAKNIEEEEEEA, encoded by the coding sequence ATGCCAAGGGGCAGGAAGAAAACGCTGACACCAGCTCTCGAAGACTATCTTGCCGTGATTCAAGAGATCCTTCAAAAACAACCAGCTGCAAGGGTGAGCGTCATTGCGAGAAAGATGGGTGTCAGTTTACCCAGTGTAACGAATGCTATGAAAAGACTTTCAGAACTTGGATACGTAGAGTATGAAAAGTACGGTTATATCACACTTACAGAGAAAGGTAAAAGAAAGGCAAGATCACTCAGGGGTTCCCAAAACAGACTCAGAAATTTCTTTTTCTATGTAATGGGAATACCTTCACCCACAGCCGAGAAACTCGCACGTCATTTTTCACACTTTTTGGACACAAAAACTAGAAGCAGATTTAAAAAGTTCTATGATATAATGGTGAATTTCGACGAAAGTAAGGTACAAGAATTGAAGGAATTTCTCGAAGAAAGCAAAAGGATCGTGAACGTTCAAGAGATACCTGAAGAGGCGAAAAACATCGAAGAAGAAGAGGAGGAAGCGTGA